In one Myxococcus xanthus genomic region, the following are encoded:
- the nadA gene encoding quinolinate synthase NadA, whose protein sequence is MRAEVDYAKEIQEFKRSMNAVILAHYYQESEVQDLADFVGDSLALAQAAASTKADVIVFCGVHFMAETAKILNPSRQVLLPDLKAGCSLSDRCPPGAFKAFKDKHPNAFVVSYVNSSAAVKAMSDVICTSSNAVKIVNQVPKDRQILFAPDQHLGRYVMKQTGRDMVLWPGSCIVHEIFSEKKLVQLKVEYPEAEVVAHPECEQAVLRHADFIGSTKAILDYAVRSPKQQFIVVTEAGIIHQMKRAAPNKTFIPAPPDNGCACNECPYMRLNTLEKLWRCMKERTPELTMPEDLRERARAPLQRMLDWSQ, encoded by the coding sequence ATGCGCGCCGAAGTCGACTACGCGAAGGAAATCCAGGAGTTCAAGCGTTCCATGAACGCAGTCATCCTGGCGCACTATTACCAGGAGAGCGAAGTTCAGGACCTCGCGGATTTCGTGGGAGACAGCCTGGCGCTGGCGCAAGCCGCGGCGAGCACGAAGGCAGACGTCATCGTCTTCTGTGGCGTCCATTTCATGGCGGAGACGGCGAAGATTCTCAATCCGTCCCGGCAGGTGCTGTTGCCGGACCTCAAGGCGGGCTGTTCGCTGTCGGACCGGTGCCCGCCGGGAGCCTTCAAGGCGTTCAAGGACAAACACCCGAACGCCTTCGTGGTGAGCTACGTCAACAGCTCCGCCGCGGTGAAGGCCATGAGCGACGTCATCTGCACGTCGTCCAACGCGGTGAAAATCGTGAACCAGGTGCCGAAGGACCGGCAGATTCTCTTCGCGCCGGACCAGCACCTCGGCCGCTACGTGATGAAGCAGACGGGCCGCGACATGGTGCTGTGGCCGGGCAGCTGCATCGTCCACGAAATCTTCAGCGAGAAGAAACTGGTGCAGCTGAAGGTGGAGTACCCGGAGGCGGAAGTGGTGGCCCACCCCGAGTGTGAGCAGGCGGTGCTGCGCCACGCGGACTTCATCGGCTCCACCAAGGCGATTCTGGATTACGCGGTGCGTAGCCCGAAGCAGCAGTTCATCGTGGTGACGGAGGCGGGCATCATCCACCAGATGAAGCGGGCCGCGCCGAACAAGACGTTCATTCCCGCGCCGCCGGACAACGGCTGCGCGTGCAATGAGTGCCCGTACATGCGGCTGAACACGCTGGAGAAGCTCTGGCGGTGCATGAAGGAGCGCACGCCCGAGCTGACCATGCCCGAGGACCTGCGCGAGCGTGCTCGCGCGCCGCTGCAACGCATGCTGGACTGGTCTCAGTAG
- a CDS encoding methyltransferase domain-containing protein — protein sequence MTYLMESAQEVHRLQAQASATSYAERLRLTGLRPGDAALDVGCGPGVITSEMLDVVGPHGRVVGIEPQAEHLAAARGLLAGRPNVELRQGALPDTQLPADHFDYVWCQYVFEYLGEPGPALAELVRVVRPGGRVVVADIDGVGLWNWPFPEDLQEASQKLLAALRAARFDLHAGRKLFHLFRKAGLVDVRVHISPFYVAAGAVDARLREDWVIRFRTLRPLAEPFFGGAGPYDAFCERFLALLDDADTLKYAMVLTTEGVKR from the coding sequence ATGACCTACCTGATGGAGTCGGCCCAGGAGGTGCACCGCCTGCAAGCGCAGGCGAGCGCCACCTCCTACGCGGAGCGGCTGAGGCTCACCGGGTTGAGGCCCGGGGACGCCGCACTGGATGTGGGCTGCGGTCCCGGCGTCATCACCTCGGAGATGCTGGACGTGGTGGGGCCGCACGGCCGCGTGGTGGGTATCGAGCCGCAGGCCGAACACCTGGCGGCGGCCCGGGGACTGCTGGCGGGCAGGCCCAATGTGGAGCTGCGTCAGGGCGCGCTGCCGGATACACAGCTGCCCGCCGACCACTTCGACTACGTCTGGTGCCAGTACGTCTTCGAGTACCTGGGAGAGCCGGGCCCCGCGCTGGCGGAGCTGGTGCGCGTGGTCCGCCCTGGTGGGCGCGTGGTGGTGGCGGACATCGACGGGGTGGGGCTGTGGAACTGGCCCTTTCCGGAGGACCTCCAGGAGGCGAGCCAGAAGCTGCTCGCCGCCCTGCGCGCAGCGCGCTTCGACCTGCACGCGGGCCGCAAGCTGTTCCACCTGTTCCGCAAGGCCGGGTTGGTGGACGTGCGCGTGCACATCTCCCCGTTCTATGTGGCGGCGGGTGCGGTGGACGCGCGGCTCCGCGAGGACTGGGTCATCCGCTTCCGGACGCTGCGCCCGCTCGCCGAGCCCTTCTTCGGGGGCGCCGGCCCCTATGACGCTTTCTGTGAACGCTTCCTCGCACTCCTGGACGACGCCGACACCCTCAAATATGCGATGGTGTTGACGACCGAAGGAGTGAAGCGTTGA
- a CDS encoding class I SAM-dependent methyltransferase — protein MRRALVPLLRCPRCRRGALQPEVDAPVLFFGPLRCQACGASHPVAEGVADLVVDPAASGPLQRGMEQRWVARSYERYMRPVLQRALTRQPLDGDSEFVLYRSLLGKPEGTVLDVGCGTGLLARRLAHEPDAPPVAALDVSRAMLEEGLAQVREAGVAVDFLRAEAPYLPFHDGVLGAVLMSDALPYVADLSRMMMEVHRVLRPGGRWVASTYASVGAPRALLHRGVGLHPRGEAELRREAAAAGFVRFERVSLPSLLVVKAEKGSAQTPR, from the coding sequence ATGCGGCGCGCGCTCGTTCCTCTCCTGCGATGTCCCCGGTGCCGGCGTGGCGCCCTCCAGCCAGAGGTAGACGCCCCGGTGCTCTTCTTCGGCCCGCTGCGCTGCCAGGCGTGCGGCGCCAGCCACCCAGTCGCCGAGGGCGTCGCCGACCTGGTGGTGGACCCCGCCGCGTCCGGCCCGCTGCAGCGGGGCATGGAGCAGCGCTGGGTGGCGCGCTCCTACGAGCGCTACATGCGCCCCGTGCTCCAGCGCGCCCTCACCCGCCAGCCGCTGGATGGCGACAGCGAATTCGTCCTCTACCGCAGCCTCCTGGGCAAACCCGAAGGCACCGTGTTGGACGTGGGCTGCGGCACGGGGCTGCTCGCGCGGCGGCTGGCGCATGAGCCCGACGCGCCGCCCGTGGCCGCGCTCGACGTGTCCCGCGCCATGCTGGAAGAGGGCCTGGCCCAGGTGCGCGAGGCCGGCGTCGCCGTGGACTTCCTGCGCGCCGAAGCCCCCTACCTCCCCTTCCACGACGGTGTGCTGGGCGCGGTGTTGATGAGTGACGCGCTGCCCTACGTCGCGGACCTGTCCCGGATGATGATGGAGGTCCACCGCGTGCTGCGTCCCGGAGGCCGCTGGGTGGCCAGTACCTACGCTTCGGTGGGAGCGCCTCGGGCGCTGCTCCACCGCGGCGTGGGCCTGCATCCACGAGGGGAGGCCGAATTGCGCCGGGAGGCCGCGGCGGCGGGCTTCGTGCGCTTCGAGCGCGTGTCCCTACCGTCGCTGCTGGTGGTGAAGGCGGAGAAGGGCTCCGCCCAGACGCCTAGATGA
- a CDS encoding serine/threonine-protein kinase: MSSPQTAIPFGNYLLIKRLAVGGMAELFLSQRPPDPELVVLKRILPYLSEEPEFVQMFLDEARIAAQLHHPNIVQVHELGKEGDNIFIAMEYVEGVDLRRVMAEESKFGATVPYGVAARICAQVAAGLDYAHHSRGVDGRPLELIHRDVSPQNVMIGYDGRVKLVDFGIAKAGAFMERSKPGVIKGKFLYLAPEQVSQERLDHRADIFALGTMLYEITTGRQPFAKPTTEGILYAIRYEDPSPPHLIRDDYPPALSRIVMRCLTKDRALRYQRASEVHDALESFLASGTLRQSLDVSEYIGRLLGEEEERTILHIPEAKGLGRREATVPLQGARLSQDAEPPRRPSVLESTAPTLSSTTPESDLASVPSAQLTPGLTARPTPRRASRDSVPVSFSGDEPEPATLMARPRDLPALQAEDDDEDSEMSTAVATSPVGYRATAPVVEDLDIGDGESTVPQRSRPRDVPSRPAPTPPAPVRRSSPHMAPPPARVAEPSRTRRPGPSSPSHVAAPRRPPPPEEDAAPSVSITPVPPRRAFSLDLELSQSVSLTPATVNQRPPPPRSPPPSRGARHQDEDEVDEDFFHTGLSHSSLEYTDPRPTLRDDPDDDESTMGYGGDSGEFTADTRATPPKRKRSAALMVACVVGLLALGLGLTWWFLVGAHGALARPPQDLSVGALDQQGTASPVVQPATGQALPAARLTNAPPTAQDDGRPEATAQTEPAKPPEPRAPASPEANADALPAATAEVSRVSVRFDAPARTVLRREGGERLPINTLVSLPAGPIRVSYQCPGRRKPKGTKPYLIEPASEGPLVLQIPCKKRRQ, encoded by the coding sequence GTGAGCTCGCCCCAGACGGCCATTCCGTTCGGTAACTACCTGCTGATCAAGCGGCTCGCCGTGGGAGGAATGGCGGAGCTGTTCCTGTCCCAGCGACCGCCGGACCCCGAACTGGTGGTGCTCAAGCGCATCCTCCCGTACCTCTCGGAGGAGCCCGAGTTCGTCCAGATGTTCCTGGACGAGGCGCGCATCGCCGCGCAGCTCCACCACCCCAACATCGTGCAGGTGCACGAACTGGGGAAGGAGGGCGACAACATCTTCATCGCCATGGAGTACGTGGAGGGCGTGGACCTGCGGCGCGTCATGGCCGAGGAGTCCAAGTTCGGCGCCACGGTGCCCTATGGTGTTGCCGCGCGCATCTGCGCGCAGGTGGCCGCCGGCCTGGATTACGCGCACCACAGCCGCGGCGTGGATGGGCGCCCGCTGGAGTTGATCCACCGCGACGTCAGCCCGCAGAACGTGATGATCGGCTACGACGGGCGCGTCAAGCTGGTCGACTTCGGCATCGCCAAGGCGGGCGCGTTCATGGAACGCAGCAAGCCGGGCGTCATCAAGGGCAAGTTCCTCTACCTGGCGCCGGAGCAGGTGTCGCAGGAGCGGCTGGACCACCGCGCGGACATCTTCGCGCTGGGCACCATGCTGTACGAAATCACCACCGGCCGGCAGCCCTTCGCCAAGCCGACGACGGAGGGCATCCTCTACGCCATCCGCTACGAGGACCCGTCGCCGCCGCACCTGATTCGCGACGATTACCCGCCAGCGCTCTCGCGCATCGTCATGCGCTGCCTCACGAAGGACCGCGCCCTGCGCTACCAGCGCGCGTCGGAGGTGCACGACGCGCTGGAGTCCTTCCTCGCCTCTGGCACCCTCCGGCAGAGCCTGGACGTGTCGGAGTACATCGGCCGGCTGCTGGGCGAGGAGGAGGAGCGCACCATCCTCCACATCCCCGAGGCCAAGGGCCTCGGCCGGCGTGAAGCCACCGTGCCACTGCAGGGCGCTCGGCTCTCCCAGGACGCCGAGCCGCCGCGGCGCCCGTCCGTGCTGGAGTCCACCGCCCCCACGCTGTCTTCGACCACGCCCGAGTCCGACCTGGCCTCGGTGCCCAGCGCGCAGCTCACGCCCGGCCTCACCGCTCGGCCCACGCCTCGCCGCGCCTCCAGGGACTCGGTGCCGGTCTCCTTCTCCGGCGACGAGCCCGAGCCCGCCACGCTGATGGCGCGTCCGCGCGACCTGCCTGCCCTCCAGGCGGAGGACGACGACGAGGATTCGGAGATGTCCACTGCCGTCGCCACCTCGCCCGTGGGGTACCGGGCCACGGCGCCGGTGGTGGAGGACCTGGACATCGGCGACGGAGAGTCCACCGTGCCGCAGCGGAGTCGACCCAGAGACGTTCCATCCCGTCCTGCCCCGACACCGCCGGCTCCGGTTCGTCGCTCCTCGCCGCACATGGCGCCTCCTCCGGCGCGTGTGGCGGAGCCGTCCCGCACGCGTCGCCCTGGCCCGTCGTCTCCCTCCCACGTGGCGGCCCCGCGCCGGCCCCCTCCGCCGGAAGAGGACGCAGCTCCTTCCGTGTCCATCACGCCGGTGCCTCCGCGTCGCGCATTCTCGCTGGACCTGGAGCTCTCCCAGTCCGTCTCCCTGACTCCCGCCACGGTGAATCAGCGGCCGCCACCACCGCGGAGCCCGCCGCCGTCCCGAGGCGCCCGGCATCAGGACGAGGACGAGGTCGACGAAGACTTCTTCCATACCGGCCTGAGCCACTCCTCGCTGGAGTACACCGACCCTCGGCCCACGCTTCGGGATGATCCGGACGATGACGAGTCCACCATGGGCTATGGCGGGGACTCGGGCGAATTCACCGCCGACACGCGGGCCACGCCGCCCAAGCGCAAGCGTTCGGCGGCGCTGATGGTGGCGTGCGTTGTGGGGCTGCTCGCCTTGGGCCTTGGCCTGACGTGGTGGTTCTTGGTCGGCGCGCACGGAGCATTGGCGAGGCCGCCTCAGGACTTGTCGGTCGGCGCGCTGGACCAGCAGGGAACGGCGTCACCCGTTGTCCAGCCCGCCACGGGACAGGCGCTGCCGGCCGCCAGACTCACGAACGCGCCCCCCACGGCGCAAGACGACGGACGCCCGGAAGCGACGGCGCAGACTGAACCGGCGAAACCTCCGGAGCCGCGAGCACCAGCGTCTCCTGAGGCCAACGCGGACGCGCTGCCCGCGGCCACCGCCGAAGTCTCTCGGGTGAGCGTCCGCTTCGATGCTCCCGCCCGTACGGTGCTCCGGCGTGAGGGGGGCGAGCGCCTCCCCATCAACACCCTGGTCTCGCTGCCCGCGGGCCCCATCCGGGTGAGCTACCAGTGCCCGGGGCGTCGGAAGCCGAAGGGTACAAAACCCTACCTCATAGAGCCGGCGAGCGAGGGGCCGCTCGTCCTGCAGATTCCATGCAAGAAGCGACGCCAGTGA